The following are encoded in a window of Vigna unguiculata cultivar IT97K-499-35 chromosome 8, ASM411807v1, whole genome shotgun sequence genomic DNA:
- the LOC114195347 gene encoding molybdate transporter 1-like: MFNIHKFTSLCCYNKFENFKAKVAFSMAMAHKNPTSIPISDPEAQEITPTPTPSTAAPAKGYSAKVVVNKVKNNLVFHSKWGELNGAMGDLGTYIPIVLALTLARDLNLGTTLIFTGVYNIITGAIYGVPMPVQPMKSIAAQALSDTTFGVPEIMAAGILTGGVLFVLGVTGLMKLVYMLIPLCVVRGIQLAQGLSFALTAVKYVRKVQDLPKSKSLGERHWLGLDGLVLAIVCLCFIVIVNGAGEKNRGCCEGVQNEVARNKRRSRVRRVIFSLPSAFMVFVLGVVLAFVRRHEVVHEIKFGPSSIEVVKFSKHAWKKGFVKGAIPQLPLSILNSVVAVCKLSSDLFPGKDFSATSLSVTVGLMNLVGSWFGAMPSCHGAGGLAGQYKFGGRSGGCVALLGVAKLALGLVLGSSLAHILRQFPVGILGVLLLFAGIELAMCCRDMNTKEDSFVMLICTAVSLVGSSAALGFLCGMIIYVLLRLRNWSRDKPLSAIWMHKNPEQV; the protein is encoded by the coding sequence ATGTTTAACATTCATAAATTCACTTCTCTTTGTTGTTACAACAAGTTTGAGAATTTCAAAGCAAAGGTAGCGTTTTCAATGGCAATGGCACACAAAAACCCTACTTCGATTCCAATCTCAGATCCTGAAGCACAGGAAATCACTCCAACTCCTACTCCTTCCACCGCCGCACCGGCGAAAGGTTACTCGGCCAAAGTGGTGGTGAACAAAGTGAAGAACAACCttgtttttcattcaaaatgGGGTGAACTGAACGGAGCCATGGGTGATCTTGGCACTTATATACCAATAGTGTTGGCCTTGACCCTTGCCAGGGACCTCAACCTTGGCACCACACTCATCTTCACAGGTGTCTACAACATCATCACTGGAGCCATCTATGGCGTCCCCATGCCGGTCCAGCCCATGAAATCCATCGCAGCTCAGGCCTTGTCGGACACAACCTTCGGCGTCCCGGAGATCATGGCCGCCGGAATATTAACCGGTGGGGTGTTGTTTGTTCTGGGTGTGACAGGGTTGATGAAGCTTGTGTACATGTTGATTCCTCTGTGTGTTGTGAGGGGAATTCAGCTGGCACAGGGCTTGTCTTTTGCTCTCACAGCGGTTAAGTATGTGAGGAAAGTTCAGGACTTGCCAAAGAGCAAGTCTCTGGGTGAAAGACACTGGTTGGGGTTGGATGGGTTGGTTTTGGctattgtgtgtttgtgtttcatTGTGATTGTGAATGGGGCTGGGGAGAAGAATAGAGGGTGCTGTGAGGGAGTGCAAAATGAGGTTGCAAGAAACAAGAGAAGAAGTAGGGTGAGAAGGGTTATTTTCTCACTGCCTTCAGCTTTCATGGTGTTTGTGTTGGGGGTTGTTTTGGCCTTTGTGAGGAGGCATGAGGTGGTGCATGAGATAAAGTTTGGACCATCATCAATAGAGGTGGTGAAGTTCTCAAAGCATGCATGGAAGAAAGGGTTTGTGAAGGGTGCAATTCCTCAACTTCCACTGTCAATTTTGAACTCTGTGGTGGCTGTTTGCAAGTTGTCATCAGATCTGTTTCCAGGAAAGGATTTCTCAGCCACTTCATTGTCAGTGACAGTGGGGTTGATGAACTTGGTTGGAAGTTGGTTTGGTGCAATGCCAAGTTGCCATGGTGCTGGTGGACTTGCAGGGCAATATAAGTTTGGTGGTAGGAGTGGTGGTTGTGTGGCACTTCTTGGTGTTGCCAAATTAGCTTTGGGTTTGGTGTTGGGAAGTTCTTTGGCACACATCTTAAGGCAATTTCCTGTGGGAATTTTAGGGGTGTTGCTACTTTTTGCTGGAATAGAACTAGCCATGTGTTGTAGGGACATGAACACCAAGGAAGATTCCTTTGTGATGCTTATTTGCACTGCAGTTTCACTTGTGGGATCAAGTGCTGCTCTTGGCTTTTTGTGTGGAATGATTATTTATGTTCTTCTTAGGTTGAGGAATTGGTCAAGGGACAAACCACTTTCTGCCATTTGGATGCACAAAAATCCTGAGCAAGTGTGA